The following proteins are co-located in the Primulina tabacum isolate GXHZ01 chromosome 11, ASM2559414v2, whole genome shotgun sequence genome:
- the LOC142518203 gene encoding transcription factor MYB41-like, protein MGRSPCCEKNGLKKGPWTPEEDQKLIDYININGCGNWRTLPKNAGLHRCGKSCRLRWTNYLRPDIKRGRFSFEEEETIIQLHSILGNKWSAIAARLPGRTDNEIKNYWNTHIRKRLLRMGVDPVTHSPRLDLLDLSTVLQSSFYDNSTPQMNFSRLLGLQPLINPQLIRLVTSLLSSQRQNQEFLTPTASPINYSSQMQTPINQDLQNPNPCFDSTPSAALFEQDQAYNQFTQYGDVEQFSHILSGFMPTQEIQEFNEWQHNNGMPRDLTEDYVPLMNYGCNGSGQHVMDPINSSSETPTFHSNNSSNDFGFQSVLSNISTPSSSPAPLHSNSNYIYGTTSSTDQDDRRESCSDIFQFEISDIFNDFM, encoded by the exons ATGGGAAGAAGTCCTTGCTGTGAAAAAAATGGACTCAAGAAAGGGCCGTGGACGCCGGAAGAAGATCAGAAGctcattgattatatcaatatAAATGGCTGTGGAAACTGGAGAACTCTTCCGAAGAATGCTG GATTGCATAGGTGTGGAAAGAGTTGCCGGCTGCGATGGACGAACTATCTCCGACCCGATATCAAAAGGGGACGATTTTCATTTGAAGAAGAAGAGACGATTATTCAACTTCACAGCATCCTAGGAAACAA GTGGTCCGCAATAGCTGCTCGGCTACCCGGACGAACCGATAATGAAATCAAGAATTACTGGAACACGCATATTCGAAAAAGGCTTCTACGAATGGGAGTCGACCCCGTGACTCACAGTCCTCGACTTGATCTTCTGGACCTTTCCACAGTCCTGCAGTCATCTTTCTACGACAATTCGACGCCACAAATGAATTTTTCGAGGTTACTAGGTTTGCAACCTTTGATTAATCCTCAGTTGATAAGATTGGTAACTTCCCTTTTATCCAGCCAGCGCCAAAACCAGGAGTTTCTAACACCCACGGCTTCACCAATCAATTATTCTTCTCAAATGCAAACCCCGATTAATCAAGATTTGCAAAACCCTAATCCTTGTTTTGATTCTACACCTTCTGCTGCTCTTTTCGAGCAAGATCAAGCTTATAACCAGTTCACTCAATACGGAGATGTCGAACAATTCTCACATATTCTTTCAGGGTTCATGCCAACCCAAGAAATCCAAGAGTTTAATGAATGGCAGCATAACAATGGAATGCCCAGAGATTTGACAGAAGATTATGTACCATTAATGAACTACGGCTGTAACGGGTCAGGCCAACATGTCATGGATCCTATAAATTCATCTTCAGAGACTCCTACTTTTCACTCCAATAATAGCAGCaatgattttggtttccagtcCGTTCTGTCAAATATATCGACCCCTTCATCGAGTCCAGCCCCGTTGCATTCTAATTCGAACTATATTTACGGTACTACTAGCAGCACTGATCAAGACGACAGAAGGGAAAGCTGCAGCGACATTTTTCAGTTTGAAATTTCAgatatttttaatgatttcaTGTAG